One genomic region from Anaerobacillus sp. CMMVII encodes:
- a CDS encoding YpiF family protein, which produces MKWQAKEIDLYLQAKEYVDTAILSLVPINWGSEIKSTVQMGEFITLISDELERQFKGRVLQFPSFTYLKTEGLDERLQRVNALDEHLKSNGFEHIIYVTSDIEWKQIEGDMMDTLLWIPSIPLEHMEQKYKMETLSNQIKQMLPILTNKWQKPKNEEN; this is translated from the coding sequence ATGAAGTGGCAAGCAAAGGAAATTGATCTTTATTTACAAGCGAAGGAATACGTGGACACGGCGATTCTTTCACTTGTTCCAATTAACTGGGGAAGTGAGATTAAAAGTACTGTTCAAATGGGTGAATTTATCACGTTAATCAGTGATGAGCTAGAGAGACAATTTAAAGGAAGAGTGCTCCAATTCCCATCATTTACATATTTGAAAACAGAAGGTCTAGATGAGCGTTTACAAAGGGTCAATGCCTTAGATGAGCACTTAAAGAGCAATGGCTTTGAACATATTATTTACGTAACATCTGATATTGAGTGGAAGCAGATTGAGGGCGATATGATGGATACATTACTTTGGATCCCGTCGATTCCGTTAGAACATATGGAGCAAAAATACAAAATGGAAACACTTTCTAACCAAATTAAGCAAATGTTACCAATTCTTACTAATAAGTGGCAAAAACCGAAAAATGAAGAGAATTAA
- a CDS encoding ubiquinol-cytochrome c reductase iron-sulfur subunit, with amino-acid sequence MSEKEHKVSRRQFLNYTLTGVGGFMAAGITLPLVRFALDPALQTGAETDMVAVAQVSQLSNEPKRFDFKIDQVDAWYESEVSRSAWIYEEGGKIIALSPVCTHLGCTVDWNTSDEHQNRFFCPCHYGAFEKDGKNVDRTPPTQPLFVYDLEVRDGTVYLGRPRPQV; translated from the coding sequence GTGAGTGAAAAAGAGCATAAAGTTTCAAGACGTCAGTTCTTGAACTATACGTTAACAGGTGTTGGAGGATTTATGGCTGCAGGTATTACGTTACCGTTGGTTCGTTTTGCCCTCGATCCAGCTTTACAAACAGGCGCAGAAACGGACATGGTAGCTGTAGCCCAAGTAAGCCAACTTTCAAATGAACCGAAGCGATTTGACTTTAAAATAGACCAAGTTGATGCTTGGTATGAATCAGAAGTCTCTAGATCTGCTTGGATTTATGAGGAAGGCGGAAAAATTATTGCACTTTCGCCAGTTTGTACACATTTAGGCTGTACAGTTGACTGGAATACAAGTGATGAGCATCAAAATCGCTTCTTCTGCCCATGTCATTATGGTGCTTTTGAGAAGGATGGTAAGAACGTTGACCGTACTCCGCCAACACAACCGTTATTTGTGTATGACTTAGAAGTACGAGACGGCACTGTTTATTTAGGAAGACCAAGACCACAAGTGTAA
- a CDS encoding DUF1405 domain-containing protein, whose protein sequence is MINYFIRMLREPWVLFILLVANLLGTIYGYWWYKEQLAITPAQFYIFVPDSPTASLFLVFVLAAFLLKKNWPLMEAFAAVTLIKYGVWAVVMNIAAGVAGATLSWQNYMLIASHLAMAVQALLFAPYFRIKPWHLVVVSVWTLHNDIIDYVFGMHPWVSRVLLDYIAEIGYFTFWLSILSIVLVYLFAVRKNRFKLNL, encoded by the coding sequence ATGATTAATTATTTTATTCGGATGCTCAGGGAACCTTGGGTTCTTTTTATTTTACTAGTTGCAAATCTATTAGGGACAATTTATGGATATTGGTGGTACAAAGAACAGTTGGCGATAACACCAGCTCAATTTTATATATTTGTTCCTGATAGCCCAACTGCTAGTCTATTTTTAGTGTTTGTGCTTGCTGCGTTTCTACTGAAGAAAAATTGGCCATTAATGGAGGCGTTTGCAGCAGTAACCCTAATTAAATATGGAGTTTGGGCAGTTGTGATGAATATTGCTGCAGGGGTGGCTGGTGCGACATTATCCTGGCAAAACTATATGTTAATTGCCTCGCACCTAGCAATGGCTGTACAGGCATTACTTTTCGCGCCATATTTCCGTATTAAACCGTGGCACCTTGTAGTCGTCTCAGTCTGGACTTTACATAATGATATCATTGATTACGTATTTGGGATGCACCCTTGGGTCTCGAGGGTATTACTAGATTACATTGCAGAGATAGGTTATTTTACTTTTTGGTTGAGTATCCTTTCAATTGTATTAGTTTATCTATTTGCTGTAAGAAAAAATCGTTTTAAGCTTAATTTATAG
- the qcrB gene encoding menaquinol-cytochrome c reductase cytochrome b subunit, whose product MLNKIYNWVDERLDITPMWRDIADHEVPEHVNPAHHFSAFVYCFGGLTFFITVIQILSGMFLTMYYVPDIINAYQSVYYLQNEVTFGVIVRGMHHWGASLVIVMMFLHTLRVFFTGSYKKPRELNWIVGVLIFFVMLGLGFTGYLLPWDMKAYFATVVGLQIAESAPLIGGFAKTLLAGGEIIGAQTLTRFFAIHVFFLPGALLGLLGAHFVMIRKQGISGPL is encoded by the coding sequence ATGTTAAATAAGATTTATAATTGGGTAGACGAACGACTTGATATTACGCCTATGTGGCGTGATATTGCTGATCATGAAGTGCCAGAGCATGTTAATCCGGCGCATCACTTTTCAGCATTTGTATATTGCTTTGGGGGCTTAACATTTTTCATTACAGTTATTCAAATCTTATCTGGTATGTTTTTAACAATGTATTATGTACCAGATATCATTAATGCTTATCAATCTGTTTATTACTTACAAAATGAAGTTACGTTTGGAGTTATCGTACGTGGAATGCATCACTGGGGTGCTAGTTTAGTAATTGTAATGATGTTCTTACATACATTACGTGTTTTCTTTACAGGATCGTACAAAAAACCTCGTGAGTTAAACTGGATTGTAGGGGTACTTATTTTCTTTGTTATGTTAGGTTTAGGTTTTACAGGTTACTTACTTCCTTGGGATATGAAAGCTTACTTTGCAACAGTTGTAGGCCTTCAGATTGCTGAAAGTGCACCTCTAATTGGAGGATTTGCGAAGACATTATTAGCAGGTGGAGAAATTATTGGGGCTCAAACGCTAACTAGATTCTTTGCGATCCATGTATTCTTCTTACCAGGTGCTTTACTTGGTTTACTTGGAGCTCACTTTGTGATGATCCGTAAACAAGGGATTTCTGGACCACTTTAA
- a CDS encoding ReoY family proteolytic degradation factor codes for MSSTISVLEKKDFLKWFLNNYQLKRRECAWLLNYLMSDDHLMEKVHFVENAEYCPKSLIISANDVDCIPFSFHKRQHVTMDAEKSFHDIRLNKEEEIYIQLNFKNAKTNPQYVSVLEDNPFTPIDKETEKIFSLFADLIIDQAKYQFEKTRLLQLIDEALDTGDKESFLKYSAMLANIKALKE; via the coding sequence ATGAGTAGCACGATCTCAGTTTTAGAAAAAAAAGATTTTTTAAAGTGGTTTTTAAACAATTATCAGTTAAAACGAAGAGAATGTGCCTGGTTGCTAAATTACTTAATGAGTGACGACCACCTAATGGAAAAAGTTCACTTTGTAGAAAATGCTGAATACTGCCCAAAATCTTTAATCATTTCGGCTAATGACGTCGATTGTATCCCTTTTAGCTTCCACAAACGACAACACGTCACGATGGATGCGGAAAAATCATTCCATGATATTCGCTTAAACAAAGAAGAGGAAATCTATATTCAACTTAATTTTAAAAATGCTAAAACAAATCCTCAATACGTATCAGTTCTAGAAGATAATCCGTTTACCCCAATCGACAAGGAAACAGAAAAAATCTTCAGTTTATTTGCAGACTTAATTATTGACCAAGCGAAATATCAATTTGAAAAAACGCGACTTCTTCAGTTGATTGATGAAGCTTTGGATACTGGGGATAAAGAAAGTTTTCTTAAATATAGTGCCATGTTAGCAAATATAAAAGCCCTTAAAGAATAA
- a CDS encoding lipopolysaccharide assembly protein LapB: MNIGLKKSLQFIEEGKMEEALALLQQVNATGDHETKYSVAEIYYELGLVDLAKAIIEELLLLYPDEGELYTFMAELLIDLDEEDEAIEILLEIKESDPVFVQGQLLLADLYQLQGLDEVAEQKLLSAEALVPDEPVVLFGLGEFYLFRGDYLKSIPYYKRVLPFQEELDGTNIALRLAEAYSASGAFEEALTFYEKGISDDSPIDAHFGYGYTAFQIGEYTTAIAHFEKVIDMDESYSSVYSYLGEAYEEEGKIYEALQIFKKGIEIDEFNEALYVQGARVSLNNGYIDEGESYLRKVLAINPSNFEGAKMLASLLKKEERFEDLQELINFLKEQGEEDPLFDWFLATAKRNLDDDPNVIENYEEIFEQLSYDSDFLEEFGQVLLENGFLKKAINIFEMALKLDPSKDELKQLLFELEND; the protein is encoded by the coding sequence ATGAATATAGGACTAAAAAAATCGTTGCAGTTTATTGAAGAGGGGAAGATGGAAGAGGCGCTTGCCTTGTTGCAACAGGTAAATGCAACTGGTGATCACGAAACAAAATATTCTGTAGCAGAAATTTACTATGAATTAGGATTAGTAGATTTAGCTAAAGCAATCATCGAAGAGCTTTTACTACTATACCCTGATGAGGGTGAACTATATACTTTTATGGCTGAGCTATTAATAGACTTAGATGAGGAAGATGAAGCTATTGAAATTCTTTTGGAAATTAAAGAAAGTGATCCTGTGTTTGTTCAAGGGCAACTTCTATTAGCAGATCTGTACCAACTTCAAGGATTAGATGAAGTGGCTGAACAAAAACTATTAAGTGCAGAAGCGTTAGTTCCTGATGAGCCAGTCGTTTTATTTGGTTTAGGGGAATTTTACTTGTTTAGAGGTGATTACTTAAAATCAATCCCTTACTATAAAAGAGTTTTACCTTTCCAGGAAGAGTTAGATGGAACAAATATTGCTTTACGTTTAGCTGAGGCATACAGCGCGAGTGGAGCCTTTGAAGAGGCGTTGACGTTTTATGAAAAAGGAATTAGCGATGATTCACCAATTGATGCTCATTTCGGCTATGGTTACACAGCGTTTCAAATAGGTGAATACACGACAGCAATTGCTCATTTTGAAAAAGTAATAGACATGGACGAGAGCTATTCAAGCGTTTATTCCTACCTAGGAGAAGCCTATGAAGAAGAAGGTAAAATCTATGAAGCTTTACAAATTTTTAAAAAGGGAATTGAGATTGATGAGTTTAATGAAGCACTATACGTTCAAGGAGCGAGAGTTTCGTTAAACAACGGCTATATTGATGAGGGTGAAAGTTACTTAAGGAAAGTGTTAGCGATTAATCCAAGCAACTTTGAGGGGGCAAAGATGCTCGCTAGTTTATTGAAGAAGGAAGAACGTTTTGAAGACCTTCAAGAATTAATTAATTTTTTAAAGGAGCAAGGCGAAGAAGATCCACTATTTGATTGGTTTCTAGCAACTGCTAAGCGAAACCTAGATGATGATCCTAATGTTATCGAAAATTATGAAGAAATTTTTGAGCAACTCTCATATGACAGTGACTTCTTAGAGGAATTTGGACAAGTCCTTTTAGAAAATGGATTCCTAAAAAAGGCAATCAATATCTTTGAAATGGCACTTAAATTAGACCCTTCAAAAGATGAACTAAAACAATTACTGTTTGAATTAGAGAATGATTGA
- the ypjB gene encoding sporulation protein YpjB, whose amino-acid sequence MHKKMLVFIWLFFLVFTTQVHAEKDLDQDAWRNLNHTADKVLQLVKEEKYSDAKQLMDFFSKQFLAIRYEDQDLSMTHLRLITTSYERAMGAVTSANASHEERILAVSEFRLVIDALVSDHHPLWKNTETQVMNYFAKMREAISSGENSSFQHHFNGFLQRYAVIRPAIMIDLLPHQFQRIDSHVKYVERYRATIITDKEKAKQLKLMEEDFARLYKGFEEDQADPSLWWVIISTGGMILLSLSYVGYKKYRGEKNKVKMKQ is encoded by the coding sequence ATGCACAAGAAGATGCTCGTTTTTATTTGGTTATTTTTTCTTGTTTTTACTACTCAAGTTCATGCTGAAAAGGACTTAGATCAAGATGCGTGGCGGAATCTAAATCACACGGCTGATAAGGTTCTTCAGCTCGTTAAGGAAGAAAAATATAGCGATGCAAAACAATTGATGGACTTTTTTTCCAAGCAATTCTTAGCTATTCGTTATGAGGATCAAGATTTATCTATGACCCATTTACGCTTAATTACAACTTCCTATGAACGTGCGATGGGGGCGGTAACTAGTGCTAATGCTAGCCACGAAGAGCGAATTTTGGCTGTTTCTGAATTTCGTTTAGTAATTGATGCTCTCGTTTCGGATCATCATCCACTTTGGAAAAATACAGAGACTCAAGTGATGAATTACTTTGCAAAGATGCGTGAAGCAATTTCTAGTGGTGAAAATAGCTCTTTTCAACATCATTTTAACGGCTTTCTACAACGTTACGCGGTTATTCGTCCAGCAATCATGATAGATCTATTACCGCATCAATTTCAAAGAATTGATTCACACGTAAAGTATGTTGAAAGATACAGAGCAACAATTATTACAGATAAGGAAAAGGCCAAGCAATTGAAATTAATGGAGGAGGACTTTGCAAGGCTTTATAAAGGCTTTGAGGAAGATCAAGCCGATCCATCTTTATGGTGGGTAATAATCTCAACAGGAGGGATGATTTTATTGTCATTATCCTATGTAGGTTATAAGAAGTATAGAGGTGAAAAGAATAAAGTGAAGATGAAACAATGA
- a CDS encoding menaquinol-cytochrome c reductase cytochrome b/c subunit has translation MHRGKGMKFVGDSRVPAERTPNIPKDYSEYPGKTEAFWPNFLLKEWMVGAVFLVGYLMLTVSHYSPLERVADPTDASYIPLPDWYFLFLYQLLKYEFASGDYTVLGAVVIPGIAFGALLLAPFLDRGPERRPIKRPIASGLMLLAIASIIWLTYESVANHDWEAAAKQGAIVEEKQIDMEHEGYQIWLTQGSCINCHGENMAGNPGVAPSVFEHGYTKEEIIDIIVNGKGIMSGGLFTGTDEELEILAEYIAADGTPE, from the coding sequence ATGCATCGTGGGAAAGGAATGAAATTTGTCGGGGACTCTCGTGTACCGGCAGAAAGAACACCGAACATTCCTAAGGATTATTCCGAATACCCTGGGAAAACAGAAGCATTCTGGCCAAACTTTCTACTTAAAGAATGGATGGTTGGTGCAGTTTTCTTAGTTGGTTATTTAATGTTAACAGTGAGTCATTATTCACCACTTGAACGAGTGGCGGATCCAACTGACGCTAGTTATATTCCATTACCAGACTGGTATTTCTTATTTTTGTATCAATTATTGAAATATGAGTTTGCTTCAGGGGATTACACAGTTCTGGGAGCAGTAGTTATTCCGGGAATTGCTTTTGGTGCGTTATTACTTGCGCCATTCTTAGATAGAGGACCAGAACGTCGTCCAATTAAGCGACCAATTGCTTCAGGTTTAATGTTGCTTGCAATTGCTTCTATTATTTGGTTAACGTACGAATCAGTTGCTAACCATGACTGGGAAGCTGCTGCTAAACAAGGTGCAATTGTAGAAGAAAAGCAAATCGATATGGAACATGAAGGCTATCAGATCTGGCTTACTCAAGGTTCTTGTATTAACTGTCATGGTGAAAATATGGCTGGTAACCCTGGGGTTGCTCCATCAGTATTTGAACATGGCTATACAAAAGAAGAGATCATTGACATTATTGTAAATGGTAAGGGTATTATGTCAGGTGGGTTATTTACTGGTACGGATGAAGAACTTGAAATCTTAGCAGAATACATAGCTGCTGATGGTACACCTGAATAA